A single Perca flavescens isolate YP-PL-M2 chromosome 2, PFLA_1.0, whole genome shotgun sequence DNA region contains:
- the LOC114563953 gene encoding mucin-2-like isoform X2, with the protein MLPQRFSITPPFKEGRLSLDHTPSAVPFSQPPPPPPLPHSSYTSRLPVSSLRCNSGKGIAQALHIFKPEVLSCTVPEPIKSPTQVPPRHKSNVEVHKSSIIPDIELQVKDPYDELLSMVLDGSTSKDDAYFSRLSLVDSPPATLTDESQSRFTLKVEESHQPAVKPAAVTPASDSAGSVRLEVQFHKPMTMEPLPITWGGHSKTLNEQPVEPQRPPSVTGRGYTELFIEEEDEAREDREEDIKGLNERLSPQADVSPSTLTRFPPPGLPSPSTPPPLTSLPPPSSSSTSAFTPSLSSTFTPSSTSTSSYAPLSSTSSLTPVSTSTFTPSLSSTSLSTSFTPSSTSSFNSSSSTYFTPSPSSTSSFTPLSSFSKSQQQDRNTIPTSPPISPRPPSLPRLMTSPLPSVSPSPPVSPGPFHSCQPSSNVPSQRSVCHPPSSPCLSHLVTSCPNSESPIPPSALTPPKPASPPLATPRSPPTVPHPGCRSPKVKVKLECGDDGVDVDCACGAKHYEKNSSDDTFL; encoded by the exons ATGCTGCCCCAAAGGTTTTCCATAACTCCTCCTTTTAAAGAAGGGAGACTCAGTTTAGATCACACCCCCTCTGCCGTGCCATTCTCCcagccacctcctcctcctccccttcctcatTCCTCATATACCTCTCGACTGCCTGTCTCTTCACTGCGATGCAACAGTGGCAAAGGAATAGCCCAAGCATTACACATTTTTAAGCCAGAGGTTTTGTCCTGCACAGTGCCAGAGCCCATAAAGTCGCCCACACAGGTTCCACCACGGCACAAGTCAAATGTGGAAGTACACAAAAGCAGCATAATCCCTGATATTGAGCTGCAAGTAAAAGACCCTTATGACGAGCTGTTGTCCATGGTTCTGGATGGTTCTACCAGTAAAGACGATGCTTACTTTTCAAGATTGTCTTTGGTAGATTCCCCACCAGCTACGCTAACCGATGAATCCCAGAGCAGGTTTACACTAAAAGTAGAAGAATCCCATCAGCCAGCAGTGAAACCCGCAGCAGTCACTCCAGCCAGCGACTCGGCAGGCAGCGTTCGGTTAGAGGTGCAGTTTCACAAGCCTATGACAATGGAGCCACTACCCATCACTTGGGGAGGGCATTCAAAAACTCTGAACGAGCAACCAGTCGAGCCTCAGAGACCGCCATCGGTGACAGGAAGGGGATATACTGAGTTGTTCATTGAGGAAGAGGATGAAGctagagaggacagagaggaggacatTAAAGGTTTAAATGAGAGACTCAGTCCACAG GCTGATGTCTCTCCTTCCACTTTGACACGGTTTCCTCCCCCCGGCCTCCCCTCACCCTCCACACCACCGCCTCTGACATCCTTACCTcccccttcctcttcttctacttctgcGTTCACTCCTTCTTTATCTTCTACTTTCACTCCTTCTTCAACTTCTACTTCTTCCTATGCTCCTTTATCTTCTACTTCTTCTTTGACTCCTGTATCTACTTCTACTTTCACGCCTTCTTTATCTTCTACTTCATTATCTACTTCTTTCACTCCATCTTCCACTTCTTCCTTTAATTCTTCATCTTCTACTTATTTCACTCCTTCTCCATCTTCTACTTCTTCTTTCACTCCTTTGTCTTCTTTCTCAAAGTCACAACAGCAGGATCGTAACACCATCCCTACCTCTCCCCCTATCTCCCCTCGGCCCCCATCCCTGCCTCGCCTCATGACATCACCGCTCCCTTCAGTCTCTCCCTCTCCGCCCGTCTCACCAGGTCCTTTTCACTCCTGTCAGCCCTCTTCAAACGTTCCCTCACAGCGCTCTGTCTGTCACCCCCCAagctctccctgtctgtctcatCTGGTCACGTCCTGCCCCAACTCAGAGTCGCCTATTCCCCCTTCCGCCCTGACTCCCCCTAAACCCGCCTCTCCTCCCCTCGCCACTCCGCGCTCTCCCCCAACTGTACCCCATCCAGGATGTAGGTCTCCCAAGGTGAAGGTAAAGCTGGAATGTGGAGATGATGGCGTTGATGTAGATTGTGCTTGTGGTGCCAAGCACTATGAGAAGAACTCATCTGATGATACCTTTCTCTAA
- the LOC114563953 gene encoding mucin-2-like isoform X1, with translation MLPQRFSITPPFKEGRLSLDHTPSAVPFSQPPPPPPLPHSSYTSRLPVSSLRCNSGKGIAQALHIFKPEVLSCTVPEPIKSPTQVPPRHKSNVEVHKSSIIPDIELQVKDPYDELLSMVLDGSTSKDDAYFSRLSLVDSPPATLTDESQSRFTLKVEESHQPAVKPAAVTPASDSAGSVRLEVQFHKPMTMEPLPITWGGHSKTLNEQPVEPQRPPSVTGRGYTELFIEEEDEAREDREEDIKGLNERLSPQADVSPSTLTRFPPPGLPSPSTPPPLTSLPPPSSSSTSAFTPSLSSTFTPSSTSTSSYAPLSSTSSLTPVSTSTFTPSLSSTSLSTSFTPSSTSSFNSSSSTYFTPSPSSTSSFTPLSSFSKSQQQDRNTIPTSPPISPRPPSLPRLMTSPLPSVSPSPPVSPGPFHSCQPSSNVPSQRSVCHPPSSPCLSHLVTSCPNSESPIPPSALTPPKPASPPLATPRSPPTVPHPGCRSPKVKDPVVGGKPPRSPILFRRSYLSPIRGRRVGGHVFIQPCSYCTLVSAQEGNL, from the exons ATGCTGCCCCAAAGGTTTTCCATAACTCCTCCTTTTAAAGAAGGGAGACTCAGTTTAGATCACACCCCCTCTGCCGTGCCATTCTCCcagccacctcctcctcctccccttcctcatTCCTCATATACCTCTCGACTGCCTGTCTCTTCACTGCGATGCAACAGTGGCAAAGGAATAGCCCAAGCATTACACATTTTTAAGCCAGAGGTTTTGTCCTGCACAGTGCCAGAGCCCATAAAGTCGCCCACACAGGTTCCACCACGGCACAAGTCAAATGTGGAAGTACACAAAAGCAGCATAATCCCTGATATTGAGCTGCAAGTAAAAGACCCTTATGACGAGCTGTTGTCCATGGTTCTGGATGGTTCTACCAGTAAAGACGATGCTTACTTTTCAAGATTGTCTTTGGTAGATTCCCCACCAGCTACGCTAACCGATGAATCCCAGAGCAGGTTTACACTAAAAGTAGAAGAATCCCATCAGCCAGCAGTGAAACCCGCAGCAGTCACTCCAGCCAGCGACTCGGCAGGCAGCGTTCGGTTAGAGGTGCAGTTTCACAAGCCTATGACAATGGAGCCACTACCCATCACTTGGGGAGGGCATTCAAAAACTCTGAACGAGCAACCAGTCGAGCCTCAGAGACCGCCATCGGTGACAGGAAGGGGATATACTGAGTTGTTCATTGAGGAAGAGGATGAAGctagagaggacagagaggaggacatTAAAGGTTTAAATGAGAGACTCAGTCCACAG GCTGATGTCTCTCCTTCCACTTTGACACGGTTTCCTCCCCCCGGCCTCCCCTCACCCTCCACACCACCGCCTCTGACATCCTTACCTcccccttcctcttcttctacttctgcGTTCACTCCTTCTTTATCTTCTACTTTCACTCCTTCTTCAACTTCTACTTCTTCCTATGCTCCTTTATCTTCTACTTCTTCTTTGACTCCTGTATCTACTTCTACTTTCACGCCTTCTTTATCTTCTACTTCATTATCTACTTCTTTCACTCCATCTTCCACTTCTTCCTTTAATTCTTCATCTTCTACTTATTTCACTCCTTCTCCATCTTCTACTTCTTCTTTCACTCCTTTGTCTTCTTTCTCAAAGTCACAACAGCAGGATCGTAACACCATCCCTACCTCTCCCCCTATCTCCCCTCGGCCCCCATCCCTGCCTCGCCTCATGACATCACCGCTCCCTTCAGTCTCTCCCTCTCCGCCCGTCTCACCAGGTCCTTTTCACTCCTGTCAGCCCTCTTCAAACGTTCCCTCACAGCGCTCTGTCTGTCACCCCCCAagctctccctgtctgtctcatCTGGTCACGTCCTGCCCCAACTCAGAGTCGCCTATTCCCCCTTCCGCCCTGACTCCCCCTAAACCCGCCTCTCCTCCCCTCGCCACTCCGCGCTCTCCCCCAACTGTACCCCATCCAGGATGTAGGTCTCCCAAGGTGAAG GATCCAGTTGTTGGTGGTAAACCTCCTCGTAGCCCCATCTTGTTCCGGAGATCCTATCTGTCCCCCATTAGAGGGCGAAGGGTAGGGGGGCATGTCTTCATTCAACCATGCTCATATTGTACACTTGTCTCTGCGCAGGAAGGAAATCTTTAG